A region from the Anomalospiza imberbis isolate Cuckoo-Finch-1a 21T00152 chromosome 23, ASM3175350v1, whole genome shotgun sequence genome encodes:
- the MMEL1 gene encoding membrane metallo-endopeptidase-like 1 isoform X3, which yields MENEVGKSVDNQMDKYIVTIMGKSESQMDIVEKSTKSGKKPWSFVAIGLAVLLLLMTCAAVALVILYASSRGSHYGTNSGNTCTTPGCVTAAARIIQNMDPTADPCQDFYQYACGGWLNRHVIPETSSRYSIFDILRDELEIILKGVLETSDQGDREAFQKAKILYKSCMNESLIEQRDSLPLLEALRMVGDWPVASADWSKTKEPSWSMEENLSIMNSRFNKRVLIDMFVWNDDRDSSRHIIYIDQPSLGMPSRDYYFNGGNYQRVREAYLQFMITIAKMIREDKNVSKDDSFVQEEMEKVMELETEIANATTPAEERHDVTLLYNKMTLAELQEKFAFNEFNWTFFIQRVMSSVSVQVDPEEEVVVYGMPYLQELKAIISKYSASTIQNYLIWRLVIDRVSSLSRRFKDARASYRKALYGTTLEEARWRECVSYVNNNMENAVGAMYVRETFAGESKRMVRDLIEKIREVFVETLDELQWMDEASKEKAREKAMAIKEQIGYPDYILEDHNEKLDLEYANLNFSEHNYFENILENLRAGAQKSLKKLRERVDQDIWIIGAAVVNAFYSPNRNQIVFPAGILQPPFFSKHQPQALNFGGIGMVIGHEITHGFDDNGRNFDKDGNMLDWWSNFSALHFKEQSLCMVHQYGNYTWELAGGQNVSGISTLGENIADNGGVRQAYKAYLKWLEQEGKEPKLPGLNMSHKQLFFLNFAQVWCGSYRPEYASQSIKTDVHSPLKYRTLLESTYLYLTW from the exons gcTCCCACTATGGCACCAACTCAGGCAACACCTGTACCACCCCTGGGTGTGTGACAGCAG ctgccagaatcATCCAGAACATGGACCCCACAGCTGACCCGTGCCAGGATTTCTACCAGTATGCCTGTGGGGGCTGGCTGAACCGGCATGTGATCCCAGAGACCAGCTCCAGATACAGCATCTTTGACATCCTGAGGGACGAGCTGGAGATCATCCTCAAAG GTGTGCTGGAGACTTCAGATCAAGGGGACAGAGAAGCATTTCAGAAAGCTAAAATCCTTTACAAGTCCTGCATGAATGAGA GTCTTATAGAACAAAGAGattccctgcctctgctggagGCCTTGAGGATGGTTGGAGATTGGCCAGTGGCTTCTGCAGACTGGAGTAAGACCAAAG AGCCAAGCTGGAGCATGGAGGAAAACCTTTCCATAATGAACTCCAGGTTTAACAAACGTGTCCTCATTGACATGTTCGTGTGGAATGATGACCGGGATTCCAGCAGACACATCATTTAT ATTGACCAGCCAAGTTTGGGAATGCCATCCAGGGACTACTACTTTAATGGGGGCAACTATCAAAGA GTGAGAGAAGCTTATCTGCAGTTCATGATCACCATCGCCAAAATGATCCGGGAAGACAAGAACGTGTCCAAAGATGATTCCTTTGTCcaagaggaaatggaaaaggtcaTGGAGCTTGAAACAGAGATTGCAAAT GCCACCACCCCAGCAGAGGAAAGGCACGATGTGACCTTGTTGTACAACAAAATGACCttagcagagctgcaggaaaagtTTGCATTCAAT GAATTTAACTGGACCTTCTTCATTCAACGTGTCATGTCTTCAGTGAGTGTCCAGGTGGACCCAGAGGAAGAGGTGGTTGTGTATGGGATGCCTTATCTGCAAGAGCTGAAAGCAATTATCTCCAAGTACTCAGCCAG CACCATCCAGAACTACCTCATCTGGCGGCTGGTGATCGACCGGGTCAGCAGCTTGAGCCGGCGCTTCAAGGACGCTCGTGCCAGCTACAGGAAG GCCCTGTACGGGACGACGCTGGAGGAGGCGCGCTGGAGGGAGTGCGTGAGTTACGTCAACAACAACATGGAGAACGCGGTGGGAGCCATGTATGTCCGGGAGACTTTTGCTGGTGAGAGCAAGAGGATG GTCCGAGATTTAATAGAGAAGATCCGTGAAGTGTTCGTGGAGACCTTGGATGAGTTACAGTGGATGGATGAGGCATCCAAGGAGAAAGCTCGTGAGAAG GCAATGGCAATCAAAGAACAAATTGGCTACCCAGATTACATTTTGGAAGATCACAATGAGAAACTGGACCTGGAATATGCCAAT TTAAACTTCAGTGAACACAACTACTTTGAAAACATCCTGGAAAACCTGCGAGCTGGAGCCCAAAAGAGCCTGAAAAAGCTTCGAGAGAGAGTTGACCAAGATAT atgGATAATTGGAGCTGCAGTGGTCAATGCATTCTACTCTCCCAACAGGAACCAGATAG tttttcctgctgggattcTCCAGCCCCCCTTCTTCAGCAAACACCAGCCCCAGGCCCTGAATTTTGGAGGGATTGGGATGGTTATTGGGCACGAGATCACGCACGGGTTCGATGACAACG GTAGGAATTTTGACAAGGATGGGAACATGCTGGACTGGTGGAGCAACTTCTCAGCGCTGCATTTCAAGGAGCAGTCCCTGTGCATGGTGCACCAGTACGGAAATTACacctgggagctggcagggggACAGAAC GTCAGTGGCATAAGCACATTAGGAGAAAATATTGCAGATAACGGAGGAGTCCGACAGGCTTATAAG GCCTACTTGAAGTGGCTGGAACAGGAAGGGAAGGAGCCAAAGCTGCCTGGACTGAACATGTCCCACAAACAGCTTTTCTTCCTCAACTTTGCCCAG GTTTGGTGTGGTTCCTACAGACCAGAATATGCCAGTCAGTCCATAAAGACAGATGTTCACAGCCCTCTGAAGTACAG GACACTGCTGGAGAGCACGTATCTATACCTGACCTGGTGA
- the MMEL1 gene encoding membrane metallo-endopeptidase-like 1 isoform X1: protein MENEVGKSVDNQMDKYIVTIMGKSESQMDIVEKSTKSGKKPWSFVAIGLAVLLLLMTCAAVALVILYASSRGSHYGTNSGNTCTTPGCVTAAARIIQNMDPTADPCQDFYQYACGGWLNRHVIPETSSRYSIFDILRDELEIILKGVLETSDQGDREAFQKAKILYKSCMNESLIEQRDSLPLLEALRMVGDWPVASADWSKTKEPSWSMEENLSIMNSRFNKRVLIDMFVWNDDRDSSRHIIYIDQPSLGMPSRDYYFNGGNYQRVREAYLQFMITIAKMIREDKNVSKDDSFVQEEMEKVMELETEIANATTPAEERHDVTLLYNKMTLAELQEKFAFNEFNWTFFIQRVMSSVSVQVDPEEEVVVYGMPYLQELKAIISKYSASTIQNYLIWRLVIDRVSSLSRRFKDARASYRKALYGTTLEEARWRECVSYVNNNMENAVGAMYVRETFAGESKRMVRDLIEKIREVFVETLDELQWMDEASKEKAREKAMAIKEQIGYPDYILEDHNEKLDLEYANLNFSEHNYFENILENLRAGAQKSLKKLRERVDQDIWIIGAAVVNAFYSPNRNQIVFPAGILQPPFFSKHQPQALNFGGIGMVIGHEITHGFDDNGRNFDKDGNMLDWWSNFSALHFKEQSLCMVHQYGNYTWELAGGQNVSGISTLGENIADNGGVRQAYKAYLKWLEQEGKEPKLPGLNMSHKQLFFLNFAQVWCGSYRPEYASQSIKTDVHSPLKYRVMGSLQNFEAFSEVFHCKKGTAMHPAGKCRVW, encoded by the exons gcTCCCACTATGGCACCAACTCAGGCAACACCTGTACCACCCCTGGGTGTGTGACAGCAG ctgccagaatcATCCAGAACATGGACCCCACAGCTGACCCGTGCCAGGATTTCTACCAGTATGCCTGTGGGGGCTGGCTGAACCGGCATGTGATCCCAGAGACCAGCTCCAGATACAGCATCTTTGACATCCTGAGGGACGAGCTGGAGATCATCCTCAAAG GTGTGCTGGAGACTTCAGATCAAGGGGACAGAGAAGCATTTCAGAAAGCTAAAATCCTTTACAAGTCCTGCATGAATGAGA GTCTTATAGAACAAAGAGattccctgcctctgctggagGCCTTGAGGATGGTTGGAGATTGGCCAGTGGCTTCTGCAGACTGGAGTAAGACCAAAG AGCCAAGCTGGAGCATGGAGGAAAACCTTTCCATAATGAACTCCAGGTTTAACAAACGTGTCCTCATTGACATGTTCGTGTGGAATGATGACCGGGATTCCAGCAGACACATCATTTAT ATTGACCAGCCAAGTTTGGGAATGCCATCCAGGGACTACTACTTTAATGGGGGCAACTATCAAAGA GTGAGAGAAGCTTATCTGCAGTTCATGATCACCATCGCCAAAATGATCCGGGAAGACAAGAACGTGTCCAAAGATGATTCCTTTGTCcaagaggaaatggaaaaggtcaTGGAGCTTGAAACAGAGATTGCAAAT GCCACCACCCCAGCAGAGGAAAGGCACGATGTGACCTTGTTGTACAACAAAATGACCttagcagagctgcaggaaaagtTTGCATTCAAT GAATTTAACTGGACCTTCTTCATTCAACGTGTCATGTCTTCAGTGAGTGTCCAGGTGGACCCAGAGGAAGAGGTGGTTGTGTATGGGATGCCTTATCTGCAAGAGCTGAAAGCAATTATCTCCAAGTACTCAGCCAG CACCATCCAGAACTACCTCATCTGGCGGCTGGTGATCGACCGGGTCAGCAGCTTGAGCCGGCGCTTCAAGGACGCTCGTGCCAGCTACAGGAAG GCCCTGTACGGGACGACGCTGGAGGAGGCGCGCTGGAGGGAGTGCGTGAGTTACGTCAACAACAACATGGAGAACGCGGTGGGAGCCATGTATGTCCGGGAGACTTTTGCTGGTGAGAGCAAGAGGATG GTCCGAGATTTAATAGAGAAGATCCGTGAAGTGTTCGTGGAGACCTTGGATGAGTTACAGTGGATGGATGAGGCATCCAAGGAGAAAGCTCGTGAGAAG GCAATGGCAATCAAAGAACAAATTGGCTACCCAGATTACATTTTGGAAGATCACAATGAGAAACTGGACCTGGAATATGCCAAT TTAAACTTCAGTGAACACAACTACTTTGAAAACATCCTGGAAAACCTGCGAGCTGGAGCCCAAAAGAGCCTGAAAAAGCTTCGAGAGAGAGTTGACCAAGATAT atgGATAATTGGAGCTGCAGTGGTCAATGCATTCTACTCTCCCAACAGGAACCAGATAG tttttcctgctgggattcTCCAGCCCCCCTTCTTCAGCAAACACCAGCCCCAGGCCCTGAATTTTGGAGGGATTGGGATGGTTATTGGGCACGAGATCACGCACGGGTTCGATGACAACG GTAGGAATTTTGACAAGGATGGGAACATGCTGGACTGGTGGAGCAACTTCTCAGCGCTGCATTTCAAGGAGCAGTCCCTGTGCATGGTGCACCAGTACGGAAATTACacctgggagctggcagggggACAGAAC GTCAGTGGCATAAGCACATTAGGAGAAAATATTGCAGATAACGGAGGAGTCCGACAGGCTTATAAG GCCTACTTGAAGTGGCTGGAACAGGAAGGGAAGGAGCCAAAGCTGCCTGGACTGAACATGTCCCACAAACAGCTTTTCTTCCTCAACTTTGCCCAG GTTTGGTGTGGTTCCTACAGACCAGAATATGCCAGTCAGTCCATAAAGACAGATGTTCACAGCCCTCTGAAGTACAG GGTGATGGGCTCGCTGCAGAACTTTGAAGCCTTCTCCGAGGTGTTCCACTGTAAGAAGGGCACAGCCATGCATCCCGCAGGGAAGTGCCGGGTGTGGTAA
- the LOC137461976 gene encoding transcription factor HES-5-like, whose product MAPSTVFLEPDNLLTPKEKNKLRKPVVEKMRRDRINSSIEQLKLLLEKEFQRHQPNSKLEKADILEMTVSYLKQQSQLQMKTAGSFHKSSQFDFREGYSRCLQEAFYFLSLHKVRTETQTKLLSHFQKSQSAAPEVSFSPGNASALKQVSPKDSSPLWRPW is encoded by the exons ATGGCTCCCAGCACCGTTTTCTTGGAGCCCGACAACCTGCTGACaccaaaggagaaaaacaaa CTGAGGAAGCCGGTGGTGGAGAAAATGCGCCGGGACCGGATTAACAGCAGCATCGAGCAGCTGAAACTGCTCCTGGAGAAGGAGTTCCAGAGGCACCAGCCCAACTCCAAGCTGGAGAAAGCTGACATCCTGGAGATGACTGTCAGCTACCtgaagcagcagagccagctgcaGATGAAGA CTGCAGGATCCTTCCATAAAAGCTCACAGTTTGACTTCAGAGAGGGCTATTCCAGATGTTTGCAAGAAGCTTTCTATTTCCTCTCTCTCCACAAAGTCCGAACTGAAACACAGACCAAACTTTTAAGCCACTTCCAGAAGAGCCAGTCAGCTGCTCCAGAGGTCTCCTTCTCCCCTGGGAACGCCAGTGCCCTGAAACAAGTTTCTCCAAAGGACAGCAGCCCTCTCTGGAGGCCCTGGTAG
- the MMEL1 gene encoding membrane metallo-endopeptidase-like 1 isoform X2, with amino-acid sequence MRVTIMGKSESQMDIVEKSTKSGKKPWSFVAIGLAVLLLLMTCAAVALVILYASSRGSHYGTNSGNTCTTPGCVTAAARIIQNMDPTADPCQDFYQYACGGWLNRHVIPETSSRYSIFDILRDELEIILKGVLETSDQGDREAFQKAKILYKSCMNESLIEQRDSLPLLEALRMVGDWPVASADWSKTKEPSWSMEENLSIMNSRFNKRVLIDMFVWNDDRDSSRHIIYIDQPSLGMPSRDYYFNGGNYQRVREAYLQFMITIAKMIREDKNVSKDDSFVQEEMEKVMELETEIANATTPAEERHDVTLLYNKMTLAELQEKFAFNEFNWTFFIQRVMSSVSVQVDPEEEVVVYGMPYLQELKAIISKYSASTIQNYLIWRLVIDRVSSLSRRFKDARASYRKALYGTTLEEARWRECVSYVNNNMENAVGAMYVRETFAGESKRMVRDLIEKIREVFVETLDELQWMDEASKEKAREKAMAIKEQIGYPDYILEDHNEKLDLEYANLNFSEHNYFENILENLRAGAQKSLKKLRERVDQDIWIIGAAVVNAFYSPNRNQIVFPAGILQPPFFSKHQPQALNFGGIGMVIGHEITHGFDDNGRNFDKDGNMLDWWSNFSALHFKEQSLCMVHQYGNYTWELAGGQNVSGISTLGENIADNGGVRQAYKAYLKWLEQEGKEPKLPGLNMSHKQLFFLNFAQVWCGSYRPEYASQSIKTDVHSPLKYRVMGSLQNFEAFSEVFHCKKGTAMHPAGKCRVW; translated from the exons gcTCCCACTATGGCACCAACTCAGGCAACACCTGTACCACCCCTGGGTGTGTGACAGCAG ctgccagaatcATCCAGAACATGGACCCCACAGCTGACCCGTGCCAGGATTTCTACCAGTATGCCTGTGGGGGCTGGCTGAACCGGCATGTGATCCCAGAGACCAGCTCCAGATACAGCATCTTTGACATCCTGAGGGACGAGCTGGAGATCATCCTCAAAG GTGTGCTGGAGACTTCAGATCAAGGGGACAGAGAAGCATTTCAGAAAGCTAAAATCCTTTACAAGTCCTGCATGAATGAGA GTCTTATAGAACAAAGAGattccctgcctctgctggagGCCTTGAGGATGGTTGGAGATTGGCCAGTGGCTTCTGCAGACTGGAGTAAGACCAAAG AGCCAAGCTGGAGCATGGAGGAAAACCTTTCCATAATGAACTCCAGGTTTAACAAACGTGTCCTCATTGACATGTTCGTGTGGAATGATGACCGGGATTCCAGCAGACACATCATTTAT ATTGACCAGCCAAGTTTGGGAATGCCATCCAGGGACTACTACTTTAATGGGGGCAACTATCAAAGA GTGAGAGAAGCTTATCTGCAGTTCATGATCACCATCGCCAAAATGATCCGGGAAGACAAGAACGTGTCCAAAGATGATTCCTTTGTCcaagaggaaatggaaaaggtcaTGGAGCTTGAAACAGAGATTGCAAAT GCCACCACCCCAGCAGAGGAAAGGCACGATGTGACCTTGTTGTACAACAAAATGACCttagcagagctgcaggaaaagtTTGCATTCAAT GAATTTAACTGGACCTTCTTCATTCAACGTGTCATGTCTTCAGTGAGTGTCCAGGTGGACCCAGAGGAAGAGGTGGTTGTGTATGGGATGCCTTATCTGCAAGAGCTGAAAGCAATTATCTCCAAGTACTCAGCCAG CACCATCCAGAACTACCTCATCTGGCGGCTGGTGATCGACCGGGTCAGCAGCTTGAGCCGGCGCTTCAAGGACGCTCGTGCCAGCTACAGGAAG GCCCTGTACGGGACGACGCTGGAGGAGGCGCGCTGGAGGGAGTGCGTGAGTTACGTCAACAACAACATGGAGAACGCGGTGGGAGCCATGTATGTCCGGGAGACTTTTGCTGGTGAGAGCAAGAGGATG GTCCGAGATTTAATAGAGAAGATCCGTGAAGTGTTCGTGGAGACCTTGGATGAGTTACAGTGGATGGATGAGGCATCCAAGGAGAAAGCTCGTGAGAAG GCAATGGCAATCAAAGAACAAATTGGCTACCCAGATTACATTTTGGAAGATCACAATGAGAAACTGGACCTGGAATATGCCAAT TTAAACTTCAGTGAACACAACTACTTTGAAAACATCCTGGAAAACCTGCGAGCTGGAGCCCAAAAGAGCCTGAAAAAGCTTCGAGAGAGAGTTGACCAAGATAT atgGATAATTGGAGCTGCAGTGGTCAATGCATTCTACTCTCCCAACAGGAACCAGATAG tttttcctgctgggattcTCCAGCCCCCCTTCTTCAGCAAACACCAGCCCCAGGCCCTGAATTTTGGAGGGATTGGGATGGTTATTGGGCACGAGATCACGCACGGGTTCGATGACAACG GTAGGAATTTTGACAAGGATGGGAACATGCTGGACTGGTGGAGCAACTTCTCAGCGCTGCATTTCAAGGAGCAGTCCCTGTGCATGGTGCACCAGTACGGAAATTACacctgggagctggcagggggACAGAAC GTCAGTGGCATAAGCACATTAGGAGAAAATATTGCAGATAACGGAGGAGTCCGACAGGCTTATAAG GCCTACTTGAAGTGGCTGGAACAGGAAGGGAAGGAGCCAAAGCTGCCTGGACTGAACATGTCCCACAAACAGCTTTTCTTCCTCAACTTTGCCCAG GTTTGGTGTGGTTCCTACAGACCAGAATATGCCAGTCAGTCCATAAAGACAGATGTTCACAGCCCTCTGAAGTACAG GGTGATGGGCTCGCTGCAGAACTTTGAAGCCTTCTCCGAGGTGTTCCACTGTAAGAAGGGCACAGCCATGCATCCCGCAGGGAAGTGCCGGGTGTGGTAA